In the genome of Carya illinoinensis cultivar Pawnee chromosome 13, C.illinoinensisPawnee_v1, whole genome shotgun sequence, the window TACTACTACTACAACTACTAGTTCTCCATTCGCAAGGGAACCTCATTGTGTGACTGACTATCATTAAATTTCAACATAGTAAATCAGCATAAGCATGACAGGTGCAAATGTAAATTTGGTTACTAAACCTTAGAACATATGAGTCGATCTATTACAAGTGTGTATATATGTGCAGGTTTAAAGATTAATGATATCTATACGTACTGAGTTAATTTGTACTAGTTAGTTTGATGTGagttttacatatatatataaatatatatgtctatctatttgtgtgtgtgtatatacatgtatatatatatttatatttttacatatcCCTCTAGAGCACTTTTTTGCCATCCCTCACAAGTTTGTGGGCCATGTGTATGGAGTTGGGTAGGTCTTTTTATCAAGGTAATTTTTTCCCCTCATAAAGTGACGTTTGTGGATTATATGGAGTTATTAGTATGTGTACCACTGTGGAAAGCCTGAAAAAATGTAAGTGTTTAGAATATTTGGTTGTTTCTTGGAAACAAAAATGTTATGTTtctgttatggcattacatagTTGGCTTTTTATTTCCTGGCTGATAATAGAAGAAGTGGGCATCCTAACATTTGCAAGTTGACCTGTTTTTCGCTGAATATTAGGTAGCACGAATGTTTTGCTTTAAGCCGTTTACATAGACTTCACCTAATATTCATTCATTCTCAATAAACTCCTGTCTTACTTACCTAAAAATTTTTGGCAATCCATCAATTACATATATTCTGTTAAAGGAAAGTCGCATAATTTTTGCCCACATGTGAATCCACTTTTTCTAATGAAAAGAGGCATGAGAAACACACTTAAAGTGAACTCAATCAATTTGTAAGGTTTCTTTGGTGCGTGCCCTGCTCCCCCACATGTCCCATAGAAGTTATAACTGTAAAAAGTAAGACTCTTTCATTAAAGAGTCTTAATTTTTTCAGTTATAAAGGTAGCTATTTTTCAAACCTTGTCTCACGGCTTCTAAGTCTGGGAATGTATCAATTGATGCACGAACATTATCAGTTTTTTCTTTACTATAGTACTCTGAAACTGTTCATTTGGATGAATGAATGACTGTTCTATTAAACCAATTTGTCTCAGTTGCCACTTGGActttcttgatgtgcttaattTGTAGAACAAATGGTGAAACTTAGCACGGTCATTTGGATCATCTCATTAAATTATGTTTTCAGTTtctaaacatatatatgtacTCCCTTTGTGTTGGATCAGGTTTACATTTCCAATGTTGCATTTAGTTTAACAAAGCTAGTTTAATATATGTTACAGGAAATATGAATTCCAAACTCTTTGTACTAATGAAAGAATTCAAATCGATAAGAAGGCATGATGAAGAAACTCAATGGcacttattaattattataagaacCATATATTATCTTGGTAATGTTTAGAATGTGCTGTTAATAGCTCAATTTGTTATTGTATTTTGAATTCCAAATTTTGAAGGGAGTGGTTACACTTGCATTGAATTGTGCTTTAGTAATCactcataaatcaataaattgcAAGTGTGTATGGTTAAGCGGCAAGTACTTGCTCAATGTCTCCATATTGATTATTAGGTTATCTTCAGATGCAAAAACCAGACTGTGCTATCAAAATGATTCATAAAGGATAAACTCCAAAGGACATTTCCAAGAGAGAAGCACAATTTGCAAAATTCCTGGGCTGTTATGCTGTTGGAAGTGCTGGAAGTAAAGAAAAGGAACCTTACTATTTTTACGAGTAATTTTTCTGTTCTCTAGTCCTTTATTTGGTGGCTGCCATCTAGATTTATTCCAAATCTAGATTTTTAATGGTGAAAGTGATCTTGATTTTACCTTCTTCAGTATGCATGCTGAAGATGTGGCTGCTTATATGTGCATATTGGTTGCTGCCCTGAAAGAAGCATGGGGAAAAGTTGAAGGTAAAGATTTATGAAATGCTCAACTTAGTTTGGTGGAACTAAGGATGATAGAGAGATGCTGAAAGTGATTTCAATTTGCTTGAAAAAATGTGATCCACACCTACTTCACCAACATTCCCTTGGAAGTTAAAGCTTACCATCCACTAATTCAGTACATGGCAAGTGTTTAGATGTTTTGGTTAGCATTTGATGGGATGCTCATTTAGTTATTTATGTAATAACACTTAACTGGAAATGGGCAACTAGCTAAGTATCTAGGTGGTGGTTGTCCATCACATGTaacatgttataatatatatatttaaattaatatacatgtgGAGTTTGACTTGGCTGAATGGAAGAGCAAAGCATGCATACATGTGTCAGCAAATTGTAGATACTTGTTAATCATGGTTGGATTTGTCTTGATGATTTTTATGCTCTCATGATTCAATGGAATGCTTGCAgtttatatttttgtcatgactataCTTAGAAAATACAGGGAATGCAGTGTACCTGATGATCATGTGGCTGCAGAATGGGGTTaatcaaaaaaatttcacattAAATTTAGTTGATATTTGTATGgtgctttggtttttttttttttttattggacaTGGAGTTATTGTGGATGCGCATCCAAACTTTGTTTTTGCATTGAGTTATTATGGATGCAAATAGACAAACATGATAAACTATTTACACAAATTGcatccaaataaaattattttgtatcgAGTTATTATGGATGCAAATGTCCATTCGCAtcgaaacttttttttttttgtattgagTTATTATGGATGCGAATGGATAAACATGATAGACTGTTTACACCAATTGCATTCAAATAAAGTTATTTTGCATCGAGTTATTATGGATGCAAATGTCCATTCGCATCCAAACACATCAGTGGTTGGGATGACTAATTTCAACCAATCTTAGATTTTTTGCAGTAGATAAAAATCGATGCAAAAGGTAAGATATTAGCAACCATTTCATCAGATGGATGCTGAAATTCAAAAATAACCAAATAATTGCATTCAACTGTTGTCGATTAAAAATCGatgcaaaaaaatatttgtatcgcCTTATTTTTACAACCAAAACGAGAGATGCAAATGACCATATTCCTTGTAGTACTACTTGTGCTTTTTACCCATTTAATTcctgaatttatatattttaattccaaTGATCCCACACATAAGATCAATACTGATTGAATGAGACGTTGGAGGAGAGGGCCGGCAATGTATGTGGGGGGTTATGATGGAGTAGTGGAGTATCGATCCAAGTGGCACGAGCCGAGGCCGGAGAGCTCAAGGAGGAGATCCCGGCTGGCAGGTTATTGATACCGAACCGGAGAATTGGCAGGCGGCTGTCCAGTCTTTCGAGAgaattaattaagaaagtacTAAAGCTTGTTTATTCCATCAGTTTTTCATAACTTGGTGATACTTGAGGTTATCATGATGGGTActtacaataaaaaattaagaaataaaagagagagagagaataggaAGTCCTGGGAATGACTGCTCATCTTTACGTCAAACCGATCTCCAACTAATAATGCATAGGATTTAAACCTATTGAAACACAAATAtaaacctatattatatatttaaatatatcttaacGAGGTCTATAAaacattactatttatttatcaattcaGATAATCAATGGTGGAACATCCATGAATTTTTACAAGGGGGCTAACTTTTCTATTgtgtgattttatataaaataaaaataaattaaaaaattaaaaacataactatatataaaattatatctcaataatttactacatatacatagaaataaatttctaaaaaatgtaacttaatatatgttttaaatttttgacgATAATActttatagaataatattaaatctattattatttttgtaatgacatatttagaatttactttttttcataGAAACTCAAGCTATCAAGTAATCTTTTAgaattccattttttattttagtaggTAAGCTAATTTATCAAGTTTTATgcaaaatttagatattttcgtgttacattaagcatataattatataattgagaccttaaataatttttttcttgctcAATTAAGTCTAGATGATTAAACCTCTcgactattttttatataaatcatcaaccttaaatgatttttgttgttttttcacTTTGgatttaatattaagaaagctaatattgtataacaaaaacttttgagatccatattaataattttgttatttttcctaaacttaattttaatttaattttggtgagacCATATcattgaaaatagataatatatagaaattatataaaaatttagaacTATAGCAAAAACAAATTAGAGAAAGACatttttagatatattaaaattttagagaacatatagggattttaaattttttaggttCACCATTATAGATAATTTGAAATCATCTCAGCATCCAAATACAGAGAACCTTTATTCATACAAATACATTAATGTATATAGACATTGAACCGAACTAAACCAAAATCGAAAAAACTAAAAGTTCATGTTTCGATAATGAATCAGTCTGTATTGGCTCTCAAAATTCCAAAACTGATTTATATAAGTTCGATTttaaaatatgtccaaaatcAGACTGAACTAAACCGGTTacactcttaaaaaaaattaagaagctAGTGCTATTCTCACTTGGAAACTAATTAAGGAAAAATCTCTTGCATATTATGTAGACATTAATTGTGGAAATCAATAAATGTTAACTCGATTAATTAGGGAAAAACAGGTAATTAATGCCTGAGGCTCATAAAGAAGAATAAGCTGGATTCTCTCGTACACTATGTAAATTTAAACACAGCGCATGAATATCGAAAGCAGACCTGCCTAGCTTGATCTTGTCGTTCTTCTTCCATGGAGTTATTTCTGGTCATGATCTGCCTCCTTCATGATGTCTTTCTCCTCGCTGCTGCCGGGCAGGAAACTGCTGCACCTGATGTTCCTTGGTCGCAAAACTACGCTATCTTATTCGGACAAGATCATATCCAGTTTCTTAACCAAGGGACAGAGATTCAGCTTTCCATTGACCAATTTTCAGGTTTATCTTCTTCGAGTATCGTTTCGTACGTACGTAAATATGCATGAGcaatatatgttttatatatatattcttgtgTACGcgcgtgtgtgtatatatatatttatagatgcATGCACGTTATTGATCATGTCTAAATTAAGGAGAAAACATCATGTATGACTCTTTTTCTCTTGTTTAAttaatttggttttgtttttgtgcgCGCAGGTTCTGGTTTTAGGTCTTTAAAGACTTATGGTTCTGGATTTTTTGGCATGAGGATAATGCTCCCACCTGGGGATTCCACATCAATCATCACAACCTTATAcgtaaacatacatacatatatatataaatatatatatatatatatttcataaattgACTGGCCTTCTAATTTAATGAATGTATTTTAGTAGTACTTATCCTATtaattttgggttttttttttaattcttttttttaaatttttgcagCTAAGATCATATGCAAATAAACATGACgagattgattttgaatttttgggaAACTCAACACCGCCGTATTTGTTACAGACAAATATATTCACAGACGGCCGAGGTGGTCGGGAGCAAAGAATCAGACTTTGGTTTGATCCGACTAAAGACTTTCATGATTACCGTGTTCTTTGGAATCAACATCAAGTTGTGTACGTTATGACGACATTCTTATATTGTAATTAATGCTAATAGAGTAACGCTATATTCTatactttcattttatttttattatactgtgtaaaatatgtcatatttattattattagacgataaataattatttaacaaatgatcatctaatagtgataaatatgccatattttatataataaaataggaGTATGATGGTAGTgtggtatataaatttttttaaatatatatacgcTTTTCTCTCACGCATtacttttatttgtttgttttttaatcattttctttgtttatttataacatatttagttattttataagattataattgaatcttaaatattattaattacagGTGGTTCGTGGATGATCTTCCGATAAGAGTGTTTGAGAATAAGGTAAATATTGGAGTGAAATTTCCAGTGCAAGCAATGCAAATAGAGGCAACCATATGGACAGCAGCATGGGCATCTCCTAGTGGAAAGACACCGAGTTGGGATGAGGGGCCTTTCCGAGCCTACTTTCAAGGGCTCAACATTGATGGCTGCGTTGCCCAGAACAACACCATTGCCACTCCTTGCTTTGGTTCCAATTTTTGGTGGAATGGTAACAATTACTGGAAACTAGACCCAAACCAGTTAAAAGCATATTTGGATGTGAGGagcaagtacttggactatGACTATTGTACTGATGGGCCTGACCATAACCCAGAATGCCAGACACAATATATAGGTTAGTTTTTGTTGTAAATAAATGAGaagggagaaagaaagagagagagctcaAAGAGGTTGAGAGAGAATAAGAGAGTCTCAATGAATTCATATATCATTTATGATatcaatatacccatatatatagagttATAAAAGTCTTAAATAACGACTACGACTTGGTTAATAATAATGGTTAAATATAGTCATACAATACAAGATGGTTTACAACACTTCTCCTttagatgaccatatttaaagaatatgccttgTTAAAATCttgtcaaggaaaaaccctgtgggaaaaaagtTCAATgacgaaggaaaaaaaatatagtattcatgtgtaccgctgagtgctttaggattgcctcattaaaactttgcaaaggaaaacccagtgggataaaaccttagcgaaggaaaagaGTACagtcagcacaagtcttcaagacattacttctcctgaaaagtgcatgataataggtattcaaatctccgcattccaatgttatgcacaatcttcttaaatgttgcagttggtaatgcttgacatcaattttacatttctcctcatgaattgtaatgatctccttatgtggatctgaaagataacctgtaTCTGTATATCCAATTAATTGTGGatttgatccatgttgataaaataattacatattcaGGGcttcaattgcactgagataaggtatttcaggatcAAGAATTTATTCACCGTCTttacaaggacgaaatggatctttctgctcatcaaatTATTGAGCAACCATTtgttttgtccatataaaagtgattcaagactttatagtgaaattcaccatattgattcaagatcattttaacattaaattcactactcttctggagttcttgtaaataacacagttagtgaagaattcatcaatattaagccgctaacctcatttttcaacaaaaatggtggccaattttttagatcagacaagcatcgcaggttttttcagctctttagtaactgtcaggcgccgcagagttatgatactacattttcttatctcttgtagagagatacttcacgagagatgttgtgaagtaatttgtcataatttttttctataaaagagacattcagctcatcttcattcgcatatcattttcttcacttttctgtaatcatacttcATTTTTACTCTACAATTTCTTtatgcattcttactctgcgaTCTTTttttgcattcttactctgcaatagCTCAGCAATATTCTCatagccaatatatgaggtattctgcacctcgttcatcagctgttcatGTTTGTACCACAGGtactataatgcaatacaataatgatttgactaataagtcatATAATGAAACTATATATGAGCTtatgagtctcggtacccgatattCATCATCCATTATCatattttctcagcgactacaatccaaaacttgtggggttgacaaattctacgagaatattgctatccttcagcgacttcttctggaatccaacatgaagatatgagtaataaagcaagagaataagaatttaaaatccttgtttaaatcttctttttgaTTGCCTACTCCTGTAGATAGGGATTCCATGCAGATTCTTAAAaaacaagagcgtttaaagaatgagacaaagtgcctcaaatttctgtaatttttgcttcaagataataaaataatatttcacaaatattcatatttgtgtttctatcttctggtagatgttctgtatgctccattttatttctcctttaataatgcacatttcttacaaaaaccgtaatataaatctgaaatactaattgcatttaagagatgatatttcagaactaataatatcatttatcttcccattgaagccgcaagggtttcagatttatatttcaaatatgtgcaattTTCATGAGCTATTCTGgaacctcaatgacatttaaatcatatatataaactgcaataatagcttgtttccacaTGTGTTTGGATGTATTCAGATTAAAAGTTTCAAACATTTTGTAtcattcagggattttcatatatatgtcataatttaacgattcat includes:
- the LOC122291220 gene encoding putative xyloglucan endotransglucosylase/hydrolase protein 1, yielding MELFLVMICLLHDVFLLAAAGQETAAPDVPWSQNYAILFGQDHIQFLNQGTEIQLSIDQFSGSGFRSLKTYGSGFFGMRIMLPPGDSTSIITTLYLRSYANKHDEIDFEFLGNSTPPYLLQTNIFTDGRGGREQRIRLWFDPTKDFHDYRVLWNQHQVVWFVDDLPIRVFENKVNIGVKFPVQAMQIEATIWTAAWASPSGKTPSWDEGPFRAYFQGLNIDGCVAQNNTIATPCFGSNFWWNGNNYWKLDPNQLKAYLDVRSKYLDYDYCTDGPDHNPECQTQYIG